From uncultured Desulfobacter sp.:
GTTTACCCCCACAATGATATCCTTACCCTGGTCGATTCGGGCCTGTTTGCGGGCCGCTGACTCTTCGATTCGCATCTTGGGCATTCCTGTTTCAATGGCTTTGGCCATTCCGCCCAATTGCGCAATCTCATCCATAATTTTTGTGGTCTCCCTGATGATTCCATCCGTCAAGCTCTCAACATAATAGGAGCCGCCCAGCGGATCAACCACATGGCAAATCTGGGATTCTTCCTGAATGATGATCTGAGTGTTTCTGGCAATTCTTGCCGAAAAATTCGTCGGCAGGCTCACTGCTTCGTCAAAGGAATTGGTGTGCAAAGACTGGGTTTCACCCAGAGCGGCAGACAGACACTCAAGCGTCGTTCGAACAATGTTGTTATACGGGTCCTGCTGGGTCAGGCTCGAGCCGGACGTCTGGCAATGGGTCCTTAACATGGTTGATTTCGGATTTTTTGGATTAAACCGGCTGATTATTCGATGCCACAAAAATCGGGCGGCCCTCAGCATGGCAATATCCATGAAAAAGTTCATGCCTATGCCGAAGAAAAACGAAAGCCGGGGCGCAAAATCGTCGATATCGAGTCCGGTGGCCAGGGCCGCTCTGACATATTCAAGCCCGTCAGCCAGGGTAAATGCTACCTGGAGGACAGAATCGGCACCCGCCTCCTTCATGTGGTAACCGCAGATACTGATGGTATTGTATTTGGGCATATGTTTCGAGCAGTATCCGATGATGTCCGATACGATTCTCATGGAGGGCTTGGGTGGATATATATAGGTGTTTCTTGTGAGATATTCTTTCAAGATGTCGTTTTGTATGGTACCGGTCAACTGTTTTTGCTTTACGCCCTGTTCTTCCGCAGCAATGATGTAACCGGCAAGAACCGGCAAAACAGCGCCGTTCATGGTCATGGAAACTGACATCTTATCCAGCGGGATCTGATCAAAAAGAATTTTCATATCCTCTATGGAATCTACCGCGACCCCTGCCTTACCGATATCACCGGCGACCCGGGGATGATCGGAATCATAGCCCCTGTGGGTGGCAAGATCAAAAGCTACGGAGAGTCCTTTTTGACCGGCAGCCAGGATTTTTCTGTAAAACGCATTGGATTCTTTTGCCGTGGCAAAACCGGCATACTGACGAATGGTCCAGGGCTTTCCGGCATACATGGTCGCTCTGGGACCCCGGACATACGGCCCAATGCCCGGAAGGGTATTCACACATTCCATACCTTTAATATCTTCAGCGGTATACAACGGCTTTACCTCTATCCCTTCAGGGCTCATCCAGTTCAACGATTCAACCGGTTTTCCTTTCAACTCCTTTGTTGCAAGTTCCATCCATTTGTGTTTATCCGGATGATCTGCCATGACGGACTCCTTAACTTTAACTGACTTTCCGGGTTTATCCGGATGATGAACTATAGAAAACACTATCGTTCACACAGTTCCACCAGAATTCCGTTTGTTGATTCAGGGTGTACAAATGCTATTTTTGATCCACCTGCCCCTTTCCTTGGCTTTTCATCAATAAGCTTTATCCCTTTTGCCTTTAACTCTTCCAAAGCTGCCTGGATATTCTCCACACGAAAAGCGATATGATGTATCCCTTCCCCTTTTTTTTTCAGATACCTGGCAACAGGCCCGTCAGATGCTGTGGATTCCAGAAGTTCAATTTCACTTTCTCCAACGGGAAAAAAAGCAGTGGTGACTTTTTGCTCTTCAACGGTTTCAGATCCTGAAAATTCAAGTCCCAAAACATCCGACCAGAACTTTTGACTTTCATTGAGGTGTGTTACTGCAATCCCGATATGGTCGATTTTGAGTATCTTCAAGGATAGGATTCTCCTTTTTTTAAAAAAGATATGCCAAAGAATAACAAAGAATAAAAAGATTATCAAGGGCCTGGGATATGGCTCCAGCCTTGCCCGGATGGGGTTTCGATGCCAAATCTGTTTTGGGATAAAAAAATCCTTTGAAGGTGATGATCAAGTAATATTCTAAAACACGGCATGAGCCTATTTATTTTGACAAAATCGGCAAAGGTACTATAGGATTATTAAATAATTCGTTTTTTTCGTACCAATGGTCAGTGCTCCCAATGCTTGGCCATTACCTTGGTCGATTTTCGAAAGGATAGCGAAAATCCTATTGTGACGTTGCTCTATGAAGTTTGGCGTGAAAAAATATCCCAGAACCATGCTGGTGCAGGTCAAGATGAACAAGCAAATTCGCCACCAAGGCGGCCGGCATCTGGGTTCAGGAGCAGCAGATCAACCCCTTCGCCGTATACGAGAAGGAGTCGCTGCCGGACGCTGCCTAATTATGATGTAATTATTGTCGGCGCCGGATCGGTGGTATCCGGGCTACCCATACCGATCCTGCTAAAATTCTGGCCTGCTGTAAGTCCCTTGATATTTTTTTGACTTGGCGGGAACGGTTCGGCCAGGAGATCGAATGGCTTAAAAGCGGTTATGTCTTCCCGGTTTCCCGCGAGACCGAGGAAAAATTGCTGAAGTCATTTTTGCCGTTCCAGAAGGAATATGGTTTGAATATCAATTTTAAGGGGCCGGATGAAATCGCGGCCGTGGTGCCCGGCATCAACCGGAAGGGGCTTATCGGCGGGACCATTTCCCCTGACGACGACTCCGTGTCGCCGCTTTTGGCGTGCAACTTTTTTTCCAGCAGGGCCGGGCCCTTGGCACCACGTTTCAATTCAAGGCCGATGTCTCCGGCTTTCTGGTAGAAAAGGGCGCCGTCACCGAGCCGGTGCAGATGTTCTGCCCGGCCATGGTCGTGGACATGCGCCCGGCCGAGGGGTTGCTCAACTACTATTTATATGAAAGAATTGAACTAACCATTTGGTTTTTTTCCATTATTTGTTGTGGTCTAACCTCGGTGGAAGACCAGGTCGGCCATGGC
This genomic window contains:
- the scpA gene encoding methylmalonyl-CoA mutase; protein product: MADHPDKHKWMELATKELKGKPVESLNWMSPEGIEVKPLYTAEDIKGMECVNTLPGIGPYVRGPRATMYAGKPWTIRQYAGFATAKESNAFYRKILAAGQKGLSVAFDLATHRGYDSDHPRVAGDIGKAGVAVDSIEDMKILFDQIPLDKMSVSMTMNGAVLPVLAGYIIAAEEQGVKQKQLTGTIQNDILKEYLTRNTYIYPPKPSMRIVSDIIGYCSKHMPKYNTISICGYHMKEAGADSVLQVAFTLADGLEYVRAALATGLDIDDFAPRLSFFFGIGMNFFMDIAMLRAARFLWHRIISRFNPKNPKSTMLRTHCQTSGSSLTQQDPYNNIVRTTLECLSAALGETQSLHTNSFDEAVSLPTNFSARIARNTQIIIQEESQICHVVDPLGGSYYVESLTDGIIRETTKIMDEIAQLGGMAKAIETGMPKMRIEESAARKQARIDQGKDIIVGVNKYQTEEKFEFDVLEVPATVRDEQIAKLKEIKAKRDNHAVQKSLEAITACAESDGNLLEACIPAVRARATVGEISDAMEKIFGRYTATTHCISGVYAEECGDSECIDLLRKRTNEFLKRRGRRPRMLVTKMGQNGHDRGIKVVATAFADLGFDVDISPLFQTPEESAKMAVENDVHIVGVSSLAAGHKTLVPQLIEALKEKNAEDILVVVGGIIPPQDHNFLYEKGVVRIFGPGTSIIDSANQVLNALEEKK
- the mce gene encoding methylmalonyl-CoA epimerase; amino-acid sequence: MKILKIDHIGIAVTHLNESQKFWSDVLGLEFSGSETVEEQKVTTAFFPVGESEIELLESTASDGPVARYLKKKGEGIHHIAFRVENIQAALEELKAKGIKLIDEKPRKGAGGSKIAFVHPESTNGILVELCER
- a CDS encoding FAD-dependent oxidoreductase, encoding MTWRERFGQEIEWLKSGYVFPVSRETEEKLLKSFLPFQKEYGLNINFKGPDEIAAVVPGINRKGLIGGTISPDDDSVSPLLACNFFSSRAGPLAPRFNSRPMSPAFW